The Helicoverpa armigera isolate CAAS_96S chromosome 18, ASM3070526v1, whole genome shotgun sequence genome segment ATATGGAAATATGTGATTGTGTAAGttgttcaaaaataaagttCTCAGAAGGTTTTATAAATGGTatgtatgtaaacaaataaaacacaaaaacctTTATAGATATTGTTTACTTAAGTTTACTTTTTGCTGTTAAGGATGATACCATCGTATTTCTGTTGGAACCACTTCATGGCATCCTCCTTTGTCAGACGATGGGGGAACCCAACCTTGCCTGTCTTGCGTCTCCTGTGGGCTACATTGAAACCTAGAACAATACACAATGATTGTATCAAAAACTCTTTAGTAAACAAAGAAAAGTATTTAGTCTGGTGATTTTGCTAATGTGCAACCATACTTTTATGAATATGAAGAGAGCCCCATTATTCTAACAAAGTAAGGTTTTTGCTATAGCACATTTTTTACAGAGTGATGCTTTGTTATTGTCATCACTCTTGAACAGATGTGCAATAACACTGCAGATCTGAATTGTATAAAGAAAGTATAACAATACACTGTAAAGACACAATAGACAATCATCAAGTTCATAAACTTTTaaccatacatatttttttgaaattttgtgTATGCTACATTTATTAATCTATTTTGCCAAAAAATCGAAAAGTAACGTGGAttcaaatattgtaaattgaaaatattgctTACCTGGTCTACCCAGTACAACGTAGAAGTCAAGACCGTAGATACCAATGGAAGGATCGTACTTGATACCCAAGTCAATGTGTTCCTGAATACCGAAACCGAAGTTTCCAGTGGCAGAGAAGTTGTCACGCCTCAACTCGTATTCCCTAACCTGGAAGCAAacattacaattaatattatgaattgCAACACACACATTGGAAAGGTTTAAATACAGCACTGTAACCTCACAAATTACATGTAGCTAAATATGATAGCAAAGTAGATTTCCTAGCAACCCAAATAGTTTTTGGAATGtaaaaagaatattttcaactactaattataatataattacaataatactttGGGGCAAGTCAATTCTAAGAACTTTGTATCATTatcatacaaattatataataaatgagaaaattaacatttctgaaacaatttgaaaatttattttactgttgatTAGAAAGCTATACTAATAAtccagagtaacataggctatttcaTCTGATTGTGAGGAAGAAGGGTTAGtgtgtagcaaagggtgtgcaaggcttttgggacttagaaaatttttcataaaaaatgaaaatttctgaaaatgtctagtttttcatttctatcgtatagaatacttaaaaataagacgaaaaccaTCTAGGCACCTTTTGCCTAGGACTAACGGTTCGCCTGAAAATGAGCACTGAAGGTCATTGTAAACAAAGGCAAAGTCGACGGAGCCCCGCTACGCGGGGCTCCTACTTCtgggtggtttaaaaaaaaataaccacgaaGGAACAAAACGAACCTAACCTGTCTCCTACTTCtgggtggtttaaaaaaaaataaccacgaaGGAACAAAACGAACCTAACCTGTCCGAGTCGGGGTTGCCCTAAGTCGAGGTTGCCAGTCGACGGAGCCCCGCTACGCGGGGCTCCTTGGTCCTAGACAAAAAGTGCCCAGAtggttttcgtcttatttttaagtattctatacgatagaaatgaaaaactagacattttcagaaattttcattttttatgaaaaattttctaagtcccaaaagccttgcacaccctttgctacactccAACCGGAAGAAGTTCAACagctagtaattaataatattgtatactTACTTTGAGACCTCTTTCGAGGATCTCCTCGGCCTTAGCACCACGGACAGTGCAGTGGACCGCGATCTTTTCATTACGACGGATACCAAAGGATCTGACAGTGTACCTGGCCTTCGAGAACACTGGCTGCTGGCCAGTAAGCTGTTCCAACACCTGAAatgacagacaaaaatttttatAGGCTGCAAACATTGTTTGTAACAAACTGAAGTCTGTTGTGAAGTTTGTAATGTTATTTCCGTAAGTATTCTGAACAGTAAAGAAATAGTGCTCAGAAGTTGCAAATTGGAAATATTGCTCTTGCATGAATTTACAAACAGTAACACAAGTTATGTTACTCTTGAACAAGTTCATGCTGCGTAGTTTTCATTTTCTTCTATGCATTTAGGACACtggatttatttataaaagcatACCGAGGTATGCATACAATCCACAATATGAAGATGGTCACATAAACATATAGCTTTAACAGTATCAGCTAACCAAGCCAAATTTCTCGAAAAAATAGCCACTTGGTTGTGATGtcaaacaattttcaataacTTTATATGGCAAGTAAGGAACATGGTGTGGTTTCGATTGTCATTGTTTTGAGggttatgatgaaaattatttgaaaactctGAATACTAGGTACTTTAAATCACTAGACTAACCTTAGCAGCACGAGTCAGCCTGTCACCAGACTCTCCCACACAGATGTTCAGGCAGAGTTTCCTGATGTGAAGGTTTCTCATAACATTTTTAGAGTTGTCCTTAGGAGGCTTCTTCTCCTTCTTGTCTTTCTTCAACGCGGGCGGTGGTACACGCTGAAATGTATACTCGTAATTTACGTTTTGCACTTTTAACACACATTTTCTTCAATAATACAACAGATTAACCTAAGACCAGGTTATGCCGTATCTAACATCAATATACGAGATTAAATCGAAAAATAGGATATCaataaacaacatatttatattacttaGGTATTGTAATACAACACAGTGTAGAATCTACGAAAATGAAACCGATTCAAATggataaattaatacaaaaatcaaAAACACCCACCGCCATGGTTACAACTTATCAAAAAGAACCATAAACAATTTTGTTGCTAAAGTCAATGTCAAACAAGAGTCAGAAGCAAACGTTTATCTTTTTATCTGTATTCAAACACATGTCTTTTAAGACCAAGCATTTCGTTCAAAATGCGACATTCTAAGTTAGGTACTTAAGGGATATATCGTAGTTGCTAAAGAAGCCGGTCAGTCAAAACCAACCGCATGGAGATTCTGAAGTTGTATATATGAAATATGAACCAATTCCCGTACTTGATCATGTAACAACTGTGAACTTTGTTGTAACAATGTCA includes the following:
- the LOC110383369 gene encoding large ribosomal subunit protein uL5, which gives rise to MARVPPPALKKDKKEKKPPKDNSKNVMRNLHIRKLCLNICVGESGDRLTRAAKVLEQLTGQQPVFSKARYTVRSFGIRRNEKIAVHCTVRGAKAEEILERGLKVREYELRRDNFSATGNFGFGIQEHIDLGIKYDPSIGIYGLDFYVVLGRPGFNVAHRRRKTGKVGFPHRLTKEDAMKWFQQKYDGIILNSKK